AAAACCTGGATTCCAGTTGTATTAAAATTCAGTGCCTTGCCCCCAGAGGTGCAGGCGAAATTGTTGAAAGTCGTGGAACCGATAAAAATAGCCATCCCCTGCCCGGATACTTCAACTGTACCGCCACCATGATTGAAAACGCCGGACTGATTCCAGGCCACTCCATTCCCTGACAGAACAGTTCTGCCTGATGTAGCCACGTAAGTGGAATTGTTGGTCCAGTCCCCTCCGAAGTTGTTGTCGCAGGTGCCTCCATTGAAAGTACCTGTATTACTGAAATTACCGTTACAGGTGAAGGCGGAATTTCCATTGATAGACAAGCTGCCACCTGAGATGATGATGTTGCCTGTTACGGTTAGATTCTGGCCGTTCAGTTTCAGCGTGGCGTCGCTTTGGATCAGCAGGTTATGTACTGTAACCGGCCTTGATATTTGAGGCTGGTTCGCTGCCCGGGCAATGATCACGCTGTCGTCAGGAGCAGGTACAACCCCATGATCCCAGTTCGACGGATTTGCCCAATCAGGATTGGCATTGCCAATCCATGACTGTGAACTGCCACAGAGAGCAGGGTCCTGTGCCAGTATCAGGAGGGCAAGCAAAAAGAGCACTTTATTCAAATTCAAGTCCTGCACCTCATGCAGCTATGTTTAGCGGAAAGCTGTTTTCTCTGATTTCACGGCTTTTTCCAGATTTCTCCAAAGGGAAAATTTGTAAAATCGCCACATATCGAGAAAATGCTCTCCATACAATATCTATGCAGAAATTAATCACCTATCGGAGATATAAAAAGGTAACTTTATTTTCAGGTAAAATCGCCTGGTTGAGAGAAACGGTTGGGACGAAAAAGTGGCCTAACTGTCAATAATTAACGGAGTGTTTGCTTTGGTAATGTGGTATTTCTACTATTTGGAACAAAATGACTGTTATAAATTGATGGATGATGAAACTGCTGTAATTATTTGTGTATCAGAAAAAAAATCGGGATACTGATAATGATAAGCATTGCTTGAATGGAGAGGCTGGTATCAGAAAATTCCTGCCCGTCAAAATTTTACAGGTTTAACCTTTTTTCGTTGGTGTATAGATATATTTCCAGATTCCATCCAGTTCCACTTTAGCCATGCCGTCCTTGAAGTCCGTGGCATATTCAAACTGAGGATCTATCACAGGTTTACCAGAAAAGTCGATGTAACCCCATTTTGATCCCAGCGCTATCCTGGCATATCCTTCGGAAAACGGAAAGACACAATCATAGATCATTGGAATCACCAGCTCGCCGTTGATGTTGATATATCCCCATTTCTCATCGAGCTTTACTGGCGCCAGGCCTTCGGAAAAATTCAGTGCATCATTGAATAATGGTTGCACTGCAACTGCTCCATCCTTATCTACAAAACCCCATTTTTCCCCGATTTGCACGAGAGAACGGTTTTCTGAAAAATGTTCTGTAAGTTCCAGCAATGGATTGAAGCCTTCTATGTCATGGATTTCTTCACTGTGTTGCAGTTTGCCCGGTCTGCCTGCAAGAGGCACAATTTCCCTGAATTCCCTGGAGAGTATATCCCTGTCTGCCTGCAGTTTCTTCAGTTTGGGAGTGAGCTCTTCCCGCTTCAAGTCAGCGAAAGTGTTTTCCCGGTTATGTCGCTGATATTCCACGGCGACAACCTCAGTCTGCATGCATTCCTCTGTAGAAGGAAAGAGGTAAAGTCTTTTCGGATCTGGAAAATAAAAGGTACTGCTCTTACTTTTTAATTCCGCAATGTCTTTATTTATCATCATTGCAATCAGACTGATCCTGTCAGCCAGAGTGGCAGCTACCATCACTTCTCCACTTGACTTCAATTTTTCAACTCTCAAAGGCTTGGCAGGTTTGATCTGTTCTGCGGCAGTTACTTCACAGAATTCAATCAAATCCGGCTGCGCCTTTTCAGCGGGGGTGATTGCCTTGGGCTTAGCCACTTCTTTGGAAGATGTGATTACAGCCGAGAGCTTCTCTGCGAGTTCACTATACAATGAGCTGAAAGTAGATAAATTGGAGGAAGCCCCATCGCTTCCAGAACTTTTGCCGCTGTCAGTCTCTTTTTTCAAGAAAGCGGTTTTAGGTTCAGACATGACTTCCCTGCTGCCGCTGGATGCCGGTTTGAGCGGGCCGCTTTTAAGAGCATGCAGTTTCTCGTTGATTTTTTCTTTGAGTTCCTGAAAGGACTGGAAAGGCAGCTGCATTTGGATTGTTTGAGCTGCAAGCGACTTTGAAGTCTGCCGTTCTACTTTATTCTCTGCAGTCGAAGCTTCCGAGCTTTCTACTGTTCCTTTGCTGATTATCATAAGCTCTGCTGTTTTTTGACAGATCGCAGTGCTCTTGGAATGAGCTTTTTTTGTCACCTCAATCTCTCTTGAAGAAATACTGAGTGTTTTAACCTGTGTTCCCGGGACCACAACTTTTACAGGGGGTGATTTTTTCTCGATGTTTCCATCCTTTTTCGCATTTTCTGTCTCTATTTTCTGCCTGAGTTCTTCCACAATTTTTCCGGTATTGCGCAAATCGAATTCGGCAGTATCTGAGACGG
The nucleotide sequence above comes from Candidatus Wallbacteria bacterium. Encoded proteins:
- a CDS encoding WG repeat-containing protein codes for the protein MKTNKFTKHLILLVVVCTTFLHAVQVDPPAAGSDSMSNMVHNLELLLASVDNPKLQKFGAENSTTREYYLKKSIETEESVQESPLYVQSLERALADTEQEVKQLEERVRQNGDLKMDGTMEITIKKYNLLKEKLASVHKKVEFEEINKLKEPNPVDSGDTVATSSLVTILAANLEKQCPVSSAEAHVNSSESQAGLTSARLSPEVNLIQVTKSSEVVREEKITEEVKSMPKAQTEKPAKVGENRINSAGTIKSGTIETRSLLSSHDTAETKIRSALKKAPLDSKSSLLKLRQDFGWDHEDRNAETSKEISVSDTAEFDLRNTGKIVEELRQKIETENAKKDGNIEKKSPPVKVVVPGTQVKTLSISSREIEVTKKAHSKSTAICQKTAELMIISKGTVESSEASTAENKVERQTSKSLAAQTIQMQLPFQSFQELKEKINEKLHALKSGPLKPASSGSREVMSEPKTAFLKKETDSGKSSGSDGASSNLSTFSSLYSELAEKLSAVITSSKEVAKPKAITPAEKAQPDLIEFCEVTAAEQIKPAKPLRVEKLKSSGEVMVAATLADRISLIAMMINKDIAELKSKSSTFYFPDPKRLYLFPSTEECMQTEVVAVEYQRHNRENTFADLKREELTPKLKKLQADRDILSREFREIVPLAGRPGKLQHSEEIHDIEGFNPLLELTEHFSENRSLVQIGEKWGFVDKDGAVAVQPLFNDALNFSEGLAPVKLDEKWGYININGELVIPMIYDCVFPFSEGYARIALGSKWGYIDFSGKPVIDPQFEYATDFKDGMAKVELDGIWKYIYTPTKKG